In Pongo abelii isolate AG06213 chromosome 5, NHGRI_mPonAbe1-v2.0_pri, whole genome shotgun sequence, a single genomic region encodes these proteins:
- the LOC100447554 gene encoding olfactory receptor 14J1, with product MVNLTSMSGFLLMGFSDERKLQILHALLFLVTYLLALTGNLLIITIITLDRRLHSPMYYFLKHLSLLDLCFISVTVPQSIANSLMGNSYISLVQCILQVFFFIALASSEVAILTVMSYDRYAAICQPLHYETIMDPRACRHAVIAVWIAGGLSGLMHAAINFSIPLCGKRVIHQFFCDVPQMLKLACSYEFINEIALAAFTTSTAFICLISIVLSYIRIFSTVLRIPSAKGRTKVFSTCLPHLFVVTFFLSAAGFEFLRLPSDSSSTMDLVFSVFYTVIPPTLNPVIYSLRNDAMKAALRKMLSKEELPQRKMCLKAMFKL from the coding sequence ATGGTCAATTTGACTTCAATGAGTGGATTCCTTCTTATGGGGTTTTCTGATGAGCGTAAGCTTCAGATTTTACATGCATTGCTGTTTCTGGTGACATACCTGCTGGCCTTGACAGGCAACCtcctcattatcaccatcattaccTTGGACCGTCGTCTCCATTCCCCcatgtattactttttaaagcaCCTCTCTCTTCTGGACCTCTGCTTCATCTCTGTCACAGTCCCCCAGTCCATTGCAAATTCACTTATGGGCAACAGTTACATTTCTCTTGTTCAGTGCATTCTTCAGGTTTTCTTCTTCATAGCTCTGGCCTCATCAGAAGTCGCCATTCTCACAGTGATGTCTTATGACAGGTATGCAGCAATCTGTCAACCACTTCACTATGAGACTATTATGGATCCCCGTGCCTGTAGGCATGCAGTGATAGCTGTGTGGATTGCTGGGGGCCTCTCTGGGCTCATGCATGCTGCCATTAACTTCTCCATACCTCTCTGTGGGAAGAGAGTCATTCACCAATTCTTCTGTGATGTTCCTCAGATGCTGAAACTAGCCTGTTCTTATGAATTCATTAATGAGATTGCACTGGCTGCATTCACAACGTCTACAGCATTTATCTGTTTGATCTCCATTGTGCTCTCCTACATTCGCATCTTCTCTACAGTGCTGAGAATCCCATCAGCTAAGGGCCGGACCAAGGTCTTCTCCACCTGTCTACCACACCTATTTGTAGTCACCTTCTTTCTTTCAGCTGCAGGCTTTGAGTTTCTCAGACTGCCTTCTGATTCCTCATCGACTATGGACCTTGTATTCTCCGTATTCTATACTGTGATACCTCCAACACTCAATCCAGTCATCTATAGCTTACGGAATGATGCCATGAAGGCAGCACTGAGGAAGATGCTGTCAAAGGAAGAGCTTCCTCAGAGAAAGATGTGCTTAAAAGCCATGTTTAAACTCTAA